CCGGTCGAGTGCAAACGATGTCGACCGGTCGGAATACTCCACAATGGCGACGCGGTATTACGTCCGCGTGCTGTCGGCCGTACGGGACTTGATTCCGCGAGTGACAAACAGTTCCAGCGGTGTCTCTAGTTCTGgttccagcagcaggagaagagagctgaTAACTGATGGTAGAGAGTCAAGTCCCGTCGAGAGCGAAAGCAGCGGTGACTACGGTAACGGCAATGGGAAGGGGAAAGtaaagaacaagaacaagaggaagGTGATTATCGAGGACAAGGATACGGCCGAGATGGCCATCCTGGCGTCCATCTTCCTATGCAAATACGAAATCATCAAGGACGGCGTGGAAAACTGGCGCTTCCACTTGCGAGGCATCGAGTCGCTATGCCAGTCGCTGGACCCGGAGCAGCAAGCTTCCATGTCGAATACGCTGGCCTACGTCCGTAGCTTGTGAGTGCAAAGAATGCACCCTTTTCTTGTCACCTTattctcccccctcctcgTCTGATTCTTGTTtcgtcttgatcttgagctAATCGGCCACAAAATAGCATGTCGTATCATAAGAATATTGCTCGGGTCACAGAATACGCGCCGTATGTTAGAGAGGGGGAATTCGAGCATGAACCATTCGAGATTGGCACACTGTTCCCGGTTGATCCGTATATGGGCTTCTCGCAGAGCCTCATTATTCTTCTCGGCCGTGTCAACGACCTCCTCGTGATCAACATACGAGATGAACCGTACAAAGTGAAGGAAGAAGTGGAGGAAATGTACGTGAAGAAACCAAGAACTGTCCCCGCACCGACTGGTCaactgactgactgactcgAATAGATTAAGCCTGCTGGccaggagaagctggagtgCAGATCGGTTCGCCATTCCTGAGGGCATGGGTCCCTCGACGATTGAAAATTCGTCGCACATTGCTGAGGCATATCGATGTGCCGTCATTGCGTGTATCCATGCCGCGCTCGAGATTCTggcggagagagagagagacgctGCTGTTTATTCTCCTGTAGTGCCGATGGAGGAGCTGTCATTACAATCCCAATTGCAGCCACAGTCAACaatccccatccccatccccctCCCCATCCCCATAGACTGGGCATCCCTGCACGCCCTTTTGCCCGTagaaaaggccgaggccCTGACAGACTGtctggcggcggtggcgcGAGTTCCGCTCGGATGTCCGGAAGAGGCCGGTctgctgccgttgctgttTATCGTCGCGTGCGAGACCAACCGGCAGGACCAGGCCAAGGAGGCGCTGCTGCGGGTGGAAGCGCTGGGGAGCCACATTGGGCTCGGAAACGTGCGGTGTGCGAGCCTTTTGCTGAAGGAGGTGTGGGCGAAGAAGTCGGTGCAGCGAGATTTTCATGATTGGCGGGGGTTGCTGGCCAAGGTGAAATGGGATCTCATTATAACATAGGGGATGTCATGATGGAGACCAATATTGtcgagatggtgatggtgattgAGAGATGATCGTTGAGTGGTGATGGCCGTTGAGATGATGATCGTTGGAAGTTAATGATCGCTGAGGGGTGATGACCATTcagagatgatgatcatTGATAGGTCCACGTCAAGGAAGAGTTCATCATCAATAAGGAATGCATCAATGGAGAGGCCATCGTCAATTGAGAGACCATCCATTGACAGGCTGTCAACTGAGAGATCATCCCTTGTGAGACCATCAATGAAGAAGGCATCATCAATGAAGAGTTTCATGATCAACTGAGAGGCCGTCATCAAATTCATCACCAATGACGAATGCATCATTAACGAAGAATGCATCATCAATTGAGAGCCATTATCAATTGGGAGGTCATCATCAATGaagagcttcatcatcaattgaGGGGCCATCGAATGAGAAGCCGTCGATTGAGAGTCCATCATCAATTGAGAGGTCGTCATTGGTTGAGAGGCCATCGACTGAGAGATGATCCCTTGGGAGGACATCAGTCGAGACACACCATCAATTAAGCCATCATCAATTAAGGGACCCTCAACTGAGAGTTGGTCCCTCGTGAGGCCATCGATTGAgacttcatcatctgagaaagagagggagagatggcGTATTTCCGACCTAAAATGAtgtctttctcctctttcttttccatttcttttccgtcttctttttgattcgcttcttttcttttcatgtgTTGTTTAGCCCGTTTTTCGTTGTCGATTCGATCTTGTCGCGCCCGTGGAATTGTGTCATTTTGACTTGGTATGGGAAACAAACACGACGGGAACAAATGGCGTCTTTAGCTATAGTATATAACCAAAACTAGTAATTTtgtgagaaaaaaagcccccCATCACTCGGAGAAAGATGCGAAAGAAATGGGGAACGGACAGACCTTGGCCTTTATTTAAATGTGATCAAACTACAAGTTAGCAGCTGACTCGCAGCCACCAAAAGACTTGCTAGTCATGCAGTTGACAAAATAAATGGCTTGATCCACGCGGTTGGTCCGGGGGTTTTCGCTGATGATTCTGCTTCCGAAGAAATAGAATAGGGTTGCCAGCTCAAAAAagtctctttgcttttctgacaagacaaggaggagagacggagagaatCTCCACAGCGGGTTGATTTTCCTTTTAGTGCGCGTATCTTTGGCCCAAAGAGGAATCGGGAAGAGACGGCCGCCTCCGCATTTGATGGTGGTTGGTTCGATGGGACAGATCGGATGTTGGTTCCCTAGTCAATAAGGCTTTTGGGTAAAATCAAacaagggaggggggaggggggaaacTAAACTGATAGTTTGATGGACGAGGATAGAGGGGAAAGCTCCGATTCGGAAGTTGAAGCGTAAGTTGTACGCTGGCGTGAGTTTCTAGTGGTGTTGGGATGGGATCAACGGGAGGGCGTGATAAGGGGAGACTGGATTATGCTGATTATATACCTGGAGACGTGGGCGGTTGGGCACGTATGGATCATGTACTACTCGTATCGTAATCTGTGGGTATTGGAGTCTAATACAACAGTAACGGGAACGAATGGAGGCCGGAATGTGATGATGGGCATGGCTTAGTATAAGAGGGCTTGACGCCTCCCCCCTGGAGCATCTGTCAACTTGTCGACTTTGACTGGTCAGCTTTGGGATCTCGGCTGGAGAATTAAAGGCTGAAAGTAGCAGGCAAAGATCCTTACCTTACCTGCCGTCTTTACTAACACGACTTGGGTACTGAATGCTACTGCTGGTGGTTGCACAGTACAACTATTCTGATACGGATCTGACTGTTCCGGATACTATTCTGGATACCGGCACTATTCCCGTGCAACGACAACACAACGGACCATAAGCACGGCTACGTCAATAGACGACTCGCTGATACCGGCAGCTCGGTAAACTCCCGTTCGTTATACTACGGAGTAAAATACGGAGTGTGCGGAGTGCATACTATTGCATACTATCAGTattatacggagtacactCGGCATTTGCATCTTCATACCTACCTAGAGGGGATCATTGCATACTACTTCCATATTATACAGCAGAAGAAATGCATCCCTTTGATCCCATCCGTCCCGAGGAAATCACCCTCACCACATCCATCCTCAAGGCCGCCCTCCCCGGCGTCAACCTCCGCTTCAAAGTCATCGACGTCAAGGAGCCCATCAAGCAACATGTCATCCCCTACATCGAGGCCGAGCGGACAGGCCAGCCTCTCCCCAAACCGCCTCCTCGCCTCGTCTACAGCTACCTGCACCGTCTAGACTCGTATGCCTTCCTCAAGGCCGTCGTCAACCTCGACACAAAGGCCGTCGTCgacctcaaggagctgcccAAGCACATCCAGGGCCCCGTCGATGTGGACGAGATGATTGGGCTCGAGACGGTGATTCTGAAGCACCCGCGGGTCATTGCCGAGATTGAAAAGCTCAAGCTGCCCGAGGGCGTCACCGTCTGCACGGATCCGTGGATTTATGGTactgatgacgaggctgagacGCGGAGGCTGGTGCAGTTTTACATGTTTATAGTGCCTGTTGCGCATCCGCAGTCGAACCACTACTCGCTGCCGTGTGCGTTTTCGCCGGTGATTGATGCGAATTCCATGGAGCTTGTTCGCATCGACTATCTTCCCACGGGAGGTGATCACTCGTTCGTCGAGACGCAGCCGTGGAAGCCCGTCAAGGCTGTTGAATACGCCCATGAATTACTAGAGACGCCCCAGCGGACAGACCTGAAGCCATTGATTGTGCAGCAGCCAGAAGGTCCATCCTTTTCGCTCGATGGCCACCTGGTCAACTGGCAAAAGTGGCGGTTCCGCGTCGGCTTCAACTACCGCGAGGGCCTCGTGCTGTACAACCTCACCTACGACGGCCGCAACGTCTTTTACCGCCTTGCCCTGTCCGAGATGACTGTTCCCTATGGAGACCCTCGAAAGCCGTTCCATCGCAAGCAGGCGTTTGACGTTGGTGACGTTGGATTGGGCATCACTTGCAACCAGCTCAGCCTCGGATGCGACTGTCTGGGCCACATCAAGTACTTTGACGGCTTCAGGATCGATTCGCAAGGAAGGCCGGTACATCTGCAGAACGTCATTTGCCTGCACGAGCAAGACGCTGGAATCCTGCACAAGCACACAAACTACCGCAATGGCCAGGCGACGGTGGTGCGAAACCGACAGCTGGTGGTGCAGATGATTTGCACCGTCTCcaactacgagtacatctTCGCCTGGATCCTGGATCAGGCTGGTGGTGTCGAGTTTGAGGTCCGCGCGACAGGAATTCTGTCGACGATCCCGATTGACGACGCCGAGGGCCTCAAGCTGCCCTTCTCAACCCCCGTTGGGCCCGGAGTGTCAGCGCCGTATCACCAGCACATCTTCAACCTGCGTGTCGACCCGGCCATTGACGGCTTCAACAACACCGTCATCTACGAGGACAGCGTGCCGCTCGATCCCCAAGAGCACGGCATCGACGACCCTTATGGCGTGGGCTATGTTGCTCGCACGACGGTGCTGGACAAGGCGGGCTTCGCCGACACAAACGTCGAGCTGGGCCGCGTCTTCAAGATCCGCAACGACAGCGTCGTCAACGCCGTCAGCCGCAAGCCCGTCGCCTACAAGGTCCAGACCGTTGCCAGCCAGCGCATGCTCATGTCCGCCCGCTCCTTCAACGCCCGCCGCGCCCGCTTCCACGAGCACGCCGTCTGGGTCACGCGCCACCGCGACGACGAGCTGTTCGCCGCGGGCGAGTTTACCAATCAGAGCCGCCTGAGCACGGGCGTTGATGCGTATGCTGCTAGAGGCGATGATATTGTCGATCAGGACGTGGTGTTTTGGCACACTTTTGCGCTGACGCACAACCCGCGGCCCGAGGACTTCCCCGTCATGCCCGTGGAGAGGCTGAGCGTGCATTTCAAGCCCGTCGGGTTCCATGAGAAGAATCCGGCGCTGGATGTGCCGAGCTCGCAGCAGGCGGAGAACAAGTCGACGCTGGTGGAGGCGACGGGCAAGACGGCGGCGTGTTGCgagacgacgacggcgagcAAGTTGTGAAGGATTGATTCTACGGCAGGGATAGAAGCAGGAAGATAGGGACATGTAGAGTATGCGTGTTGACATAGTACGGAGATACGGCTGCTGTGATGGATTCTGAAAGAACATTTGATATTACAATATTACGATCGATTTATAGTTGTGTAAGTACACTCTGGGTGGAAGAGACGGGATAcgttgacgacgatgatgatgaatttttacaagcaaacaaactgGGAGGGACATGTGTGGATTTGTATTGTTTTACATCTTGTTACTAGCTTTGATATAAAGCTCTCTTCGTGATAAGTCTTTCAGGAGTCTTCTATTGTAACATAGGTATCTATAGCATCTTTTCTTGCTCAAGCAAATGAATCAACATTCCTTTGGATTCCATTCCATATTCGTTTCAAGCATCACAATttaccatcttcttctccttcttcactTGCTGAGCAGCGCCTTTTCAATCACCCGCGCCGCCTGCAGCACCATCCGCTCGTGATAGCGCTTGCCCACAACCTGGATTCCAATCGGCAGTCCCTCAGCGTCGTCGGCAGAGTAAATCTCCCAGTAGTGCTTCTCCAGGTCGTTCTTGGGCTTGTACTCCTCTCTGAGCTCTGCGGGAGTCGCATCGCCCACCAGCTTGCCCGCCGGCATCGCCACAGCTGGATACTGCAGCAGGTTCCAGATGGACGTGTAGCCCCAGTATCTCGTTGCTCCGTGGGGGCCGGCTACACTTGGGTAGATGGGCGCCAGCACCACGTCGACGTCGAACTGGTTCCAGTGGTCGCTGTACTCTTGGCGGAATCCATCACGAGCTTCCTTGAGGCCCTCGGGAGACGAAGCCACTGATGCGCGGCCCTTTTGGCACTCGTTGATGATCCACTCCGTCAGGGGCAGGACAGCCTCGCCACCCTTTGCGCAGAGCGCGCGGATGTTTGCGCCGCCGTCCTCAAAGTAGTTTGCGGCAATAATGCTCCAGCCCCTGGCGTGGTCCATGGGCGAAAAAGACACGGTCTGGACGTCGATGGCGCGGCCTAGCTTCTCGGCAATCTTGCGCATGGCGGCCTTGACGGGCGGAAGCGGCGACACGACGCCGTCGTCTGACAAGATGCCGACCTTGAGCGGGCGCGTCTCGTCTAACTGGCGGCCCATGGAGGACGACAGGATGCTGCCGGGGATGAGCGAGACGTCGTCGATCCAAGGGAGGGTCGAGGAGTAGGCCTTGCAGAAGAGCTCGAGGTCGCGGAGGGAGCGCGCAAAGGGGCCCAGAGTGCCGACAATGGAGTCGTGGCCGGGGGTTGGGACGACGACGCCCTTGCCGCTAAACCGACTAGGCGAGGGCTTGAAGCCGTAGAGCTGTAGAATGATTCATGTCAGCATTGCTGAGGGTAAGGTAGCAAATCATGCAGTAACAAAGAATGTCCCCTCTTCTTACCCCGTTGAACGCTGCTGGAACTCTGATGGAACCTCCAATGTCACCTCCGATGCCTAGAACCGACGCATGCATGCCCATCAGCGCAGCCTCGCCGCCTGTGCTGCCTCCCGCCGTTAGCTGGCGGTTCCGCGGGTTCACTGTGGTGCCATAGATGTTGTTAGATGTCTCGAGGTGCATGCCGGCCTGGGGCTGGTTGGTGCGGGCAAAGACGACGGCACCCAGCTTGCGGAACGtcttgacgatggcggcgTCATCGTGGCTGGTGCTGTTGATCCAGGTGACGAAGCCGGCGTTTGTCAGGTGAGAGGCGACGCCGATCTGGTTcttgagggagagggggatGCCGTGGAGAGGGCCGATGAGGCGGCCGGTGAGGGCGAGATGCTGGTCGCAGGCCTCGGCGTCATAGATGGCTTCGGCGAGGAGCTCGGTGAGGCAGTTTGTCTGCGAGGATGGTTTAGCATGAAGTACTAGAGATTGATGTAGACAGACTGTATAATGTttatggagagagagaatataGAAGCAATGGGCAGAGTGGCAGAGTTGAAAATGAGAATATGGAGAGAGGGGTTTGGAGGGGTAAAggggttgatgatggaggggaaAAATGTCGACATGGACAGAGTCGACGGAAGTGATGATGAAGTAGACATGGATAGAAAACAAGAGACGATATTGTATCCAACACTATCACCAAAAACTCACACACTGCTGGGCAATCGTCGCCCTCTTGCGAAACGCCGACAGCAGCTCCACGGCCGTCACCTTCTTGgccgccagcatctccagcagcgccgTGGCATCGTAATCTTCGGTGAGCTGCAGCTCTGCATCGGACAGCAGGCCGCTGGATCGGGGTACCGAGGTGACATCCTGGGGCAAGGCCGTGATTTgcgagagcgagaagagCACGCTCTTGTCGAGAGAGGCATCGCGCAGGGAGATTGCCGTGCGGATGTGGTCCTGCTGTTCAGTCatgtttgctttgctttgctttgttttaTCAGAGTTGTGGTGATGTCGGTTGTCTGAATGTGGTTTTGGTGGTTATGAGGGAAGCATTTGGTGGGCAGAGGGAGAGGCACCGAGAAATCAAAAGGTGAGtgaattgattgattgatgcaaGGCTGTCAAATCTGCAATTCAGATACGATACAgagatagatagatagagCTTCAACCATGAGGAACCCCCTCAGTTATGCTTTCTTTCCCTCCCAAAACGGCATCTAGCTACTCCATGGCTGCCCAACATGCATCTACAGGAAAATCATGCAACATTTAGAGAATtgagaataaaaaaaaaagaattaaaaAGAATTAAACAGTTTCAACGCAAGCAAAAATGCCCACAAAAAAACCTCAACCCCTCTTAGCGTATATATTGCCCCCTTTGGCATAGCACTCGATGCCGGGACTCAAAGCCGGAAGGAACGAGCTTAGCAGAAAAAGAATCTGAACGGACTTTTCATTGTCAAAAGCTGCAACTGCGACTCTACCAAGGTAGAACGAAAGCGAAACCACCGGGGAAACGGGAACTTGTTTTTGACGGGCCTCATTCCCGCGCGGGGTTTCCCGGTGGAAAATGGAGTCTTAGACTAGCCCTGGGTCCCTTCTTTAAatcgtacggagtacatcAATGCCTTTATTTTAGTTCGTACATGTTGTTTATTTTAGTTTCTTTAATCCCAGTGATGCTGATTGTATTGTTCCTAGGTTCCGCGACTAgttgatgggatgggacCCGGGATTTGTTGCTTGGGCCAAGGGTTGGTTGGTGGGCTTTGTGGGTTGCATTGCGACGCTGTGTTGGTTGTGATGAAGATTGCAAAACGGCATGGTGTCGATATGAGTGAACTGAGTGGGTGTCGACGGTATCCGTCCGCTAGTCCGGGTGCGACGGCTGCGAGTATTGATTGATTGTGCTGATGCTATGAATAACAATCTTGGCTTTCTTGGTAATTATTTGCGAAGAGAAATATTCAGCCGTAGAATGAGCGGTGATGGAACCAACAGTCGGTAGCAAGTTATAGCAGTAGTCAATATGCGTGTCATTATCATCTTATGATTCATATTCAAAAGCTTTGCAATTTATATGCTATCGGCATCGAGCTCATATCCATGAGCATGCCCCAAGATATCCCAATATTTCCCATTTCCATGATATGCCGTGACAGACATGCAACCATTAGTATGTATATGTGTAATCGTTAAAACAATTCTCcagaaaaaataaaaaagtgGCTCCAGACCCCAGGCTTCATTGTACGTTCGTTAAAAAAACACAGCAGAGAAGAACAAATCACTCTACTCCTTCTGTGAGCCTGCCGACTCGCTCTGGTCAACAGCCTTCTCGTGAGCTTGGTCatgctcgtgctcgtgctcgtggTCCTCGACGACCTCTTCAAACGCCTCGGGAATCACCACGCCCTCCTCTTGTCCGTACTTCGTATCGGTCGTGTAAAGGTAGATGGCAACCATGGTGAGGCATAGTCCCACAATCATCATGCCAAAATAAGATCCCGCCTCCCTGATAAACTGCACACCATGAGAGTCGATTCCAAAGGCCGTGGCCGTGCCAAACGCCTGGAAACCCTTGAAGTAACCACTGTAGCGTCCCAGGACGTGGGGCTCGTTGGAAAAGGTGCTGTAGGTCCAGTGGTGGAAGTTTTGG
This genomic stretch from Trichoderma breve strain T069 chromosome 1, whole genome shotgun sequence harbors:
- a CDS encoding fungal specific transcription factor domain-containing protein is translated as MPAAGPRMRTVRHLLSHQRRYTDTRIPAVWSGDGRRPGARSGRIESLEPGIDIIGVFRRHGRRRRVQQRAGGMAERLFFFRAGAVDDSAALAVVVIIAVVTIAVALRTRGGSRDERPMPSLSAFSYLSTSEYFFLQYYLERLSNVLVNANSYVNPLKQLILPRIASSNLLLDAICATAALHRSSANDVDRSEYSTMATRYYVRVLSAVRDLIPRVTNSSSGVSSSGSSSRRRELITDGRESSPVESESSGDYGNGNGKGKVKNKNKRKVIIEDKDTAEMAILASIFLCKYEIIKDGVENWRFHLRGIESLCQSLDPEQQASMSNTLAYVRSFMSYHKNIARVTEYAPYVREGEFEHEPFEIGTLFPVDPYMGFSQSLIILLGRVNDLLVINIRDEPYKVKEEVEEILSLLARRSWSADRFAIPEGMGPSTIENSSHIAEAYRCAVIACIHAALEILAERERDAAVYSPVVPMEELSLQSQLQPQSTIPIPIPLPIPIDWASLHALLPVEKAEALTDCLAAVARVPLGCPEEAGLLPLLFIVACETNRQDQAKEALLRVEALGSHIGLGNVRCASLLLKEVWAKKSVQRDFHDWRGLLAKVKWDLIIT
- a CDS encoding copper amine oxidase, enzyme domain-containing protein, with product MHPFDPIRPEEITLTTSILKAALPGVNLRFKVIDVKEPIKQHVIPYIEAERTGQPLPKPPPRLVYSYLHRLDSYAFLKAVVNLDTKAVVDLKELPKHIQGPVDVDEMIGLETVILKHPRVIAEIEKLKLPEGVTVCTDPWIYGTDDEAETRRLVQFYMFIVPVAHPQSNHYSLPCAFSPVIDANSMELVRIDYLPTGGDHSFVETQPWKPVKAVEYAHELLETPQRTDLKPLIVQQPEGPSFSLDGHLVNWQKWRFRVGFNYREGLVLYNLTYDGRNVFYRLALSEMTVPYGDPRKPFHRKQAFDVGDVGLGITCNQLSLGCDCLGHIKYFDGFRIDSQGRPVHLQNVICLHEQDAGILHKHTNYRNGQATVVRNRQLVVQMICTVSNYEYIFAWILDQAGGVEFEVRATGILSTIPIDDAEGLKLPFSTPVGPGVSAPYHQHIFNLRVDPAIDGFNNTVIYEDSVPLDPQEHGIDDPYGVGYVARTTVLDKAGFADTNVELGRVFKIRNDSVVNAVSRKPVAYKVQTVASQRMLMSARSFNARRARFHEHAVWVTRHRDDELFAAGEFTNQSRLSTGVDAYAARGDDIVDQDVVFWHTFALTHNPRPEDFPVMPVERLSVHFKPVGFHEKNPALDVPSSQQAENKSTLVEATGKTAACCETTTASKL
- a CDS encoding amidase domain-containing protein; translated protein: MTEQQDHIRTAISLRDASLDKSVLFSLSQITALPQDVTSVPRSSGLLSDAELQLTEDYDATALLEMLAAKKVTAVELLSAFRKRATIAQQCTNCLTELLAEAIYDAEACDQHLALTGRLIGPLHGIPLSLKNQIGVASHLTNAGFVTWINSTSHDDAAIVKTFRKLGAVVFARTNQPQAGMHLETSNNIYGTTVNPRNRQLTAGGSTGGEAALMGMHASVLGIGGDIGGSIRVPAAFNGLYGFKPSPSRFSGKGVVVPTPGHDSIVGTLGPFARSLRDLELFCKAYSSTLPWIDDVSLIPGSILSSSMGRQLDETRPLKVGILSDDGVVSPLPPVKAAMRKIAEKLGRAIDVQTVSFSPMDHARGWSIIAANYFEDGGANIRALCAKGGEAVLPLTEWIINECQKGRASVASSPEGLKEARDGFRQEYSDHWNQFDVDVVLAPIYPSVAGPHGATRYWGYTSIWNLLQYPAVAMPAGKLVGDATPAELREEYKPKNDLEKHYWEIYSADDAEGLPIGIQVVGKRYHERMVLQAARVIEKALLSK